A window of Chlorocebus sabaeus isolate Y175 chromosome 14, mChlSab1.0.hap1, whole genome shotgun sequence contains these coding sequences:
- the LOC103241328 gene encoding protein SET, whose protein sequence is MAPKHQSTLLPQKKKPRPPPALGPEETSASAGLLKKGEKEQQEAIEHIDEVQNEIDRLNEQASEEILKVEQKCNKLRQPFFQKRSELIAKIPNFGVTTFLNHPQVSALLGEEDEEALHYLTRVKVTEFEDIKSGYRRDFYFDENPYFENKVLSKEFHLNESGDPSSKSTEIKWKSVKDLTKRSSQTQKKASRKRQHEEPESFFTWFTDPSDAGADELGEVIKDDIWPNPLQYYLVPDMDDEEGEGEEDDDNEEEEGLEDIDEEGDEDEGEEDDDEGEEGEEDEGEDD, encoded by the coding sequence ATGGCCCCTAAACACCAGTCTACACTCCTGCCTCAAAAGAAGAAACCAAGACCACCGCCTGCTCTGGGACCAGAGGAGACATCGGCCTCTGCAGGCTTgctgaagaagggagaaaaagaacagcaagaaGCAATTGAACACATTGATGAAGTACAAAATGAAATAGACAGACTTAATGAACAAGCCAGTGAGGAGATTTTGAAAGTAGAACAGAAATGTAACAAACTCCGCCAACCATTTTTTCAAAAGAGGTCAGAATTGATCGCCAAAATCCCGAATTTTGGGGTAACAACATTTCTCAACCATCCACAAGTGTCTGCACTGCTTGGGGAGGAAGACGAAGAGGCACTGCATTATTTGACCAGAGTTAAAGTGACAGAATTTGAAGATATTAAATCAGGTTAcagaagagatttttattttgatgaaaatccttactttgaaaataaagttcTCTCCAAAGAATTTCATCTGAATGAGAGTGGTGATCCATCTTCAAAGTCCACCGAAATCAAATGGAAATCTGTAAAGGATTTGACGAAACGTTCAAGTCAAACGCAGAAGAAAGCCAGCAGGAAGAGGCAGCATGAGGaaccagagagcttctttacCTGGTTTACTGACCCTTCTGACGCAGGTGCTGATGAGTTAGGAGAGGTCATCAAAGATGATATTTGGCCAAACCCATTACAGTACTACTTGGTTCCTGATATGGATgatgaagaaggagaaggagaagaagatgatgataatgaagaggaggaaggattAGAAGATATTGATGAAGAAGGGGATGAGGATGAAGgtgaagaagatgatgatgaaggggaggaaggagaggaagatgaAGGAGAAGATGACTAA